In Suricata suricatta isolate VVHF042 chromosome 14, meerkat_22Aug2017_6uvM2_HiC, whole genome shotgun sequence, one DNA window encodes the following:
- the LOC115278029 gene encoding guanine nucleotide-binding protein G(T) subunit gamma-T1-like encodes MGRRQKMPVINTEDLTEKDKLKMEVDQLKKEVALERMLVSKCCEEVRDYVEERSGEDPLVKGIPEDKNPFKELKGGCVIS; translated from the exons ATGGGGAGGAG GCAAAAGATGCCAGTCATCAATACTGAGGACctgacagaaaaagacaaattgaaGATGGAAGTTGACCAGCTCAAGAAAGAAGTAGCACTGGAAAGAATGCTGGTCTCCAAATGTTGTGAAGAAGTAAGGGATTATGTTGAAGAAAGATCTGGTGAAGATCCACTAGTAAAGGGTATCCCAGAGGACAAAAATCCCTTCAAGGAGCTCAAAGGAGGCTGTGTGAtttcctaa